From the Pieris napi chromosome 20, ilPieNapi1.2, whole genome shotgun sequence genome, one window contains:
- the LOC125059561 gene encoding replication termination factor 2, whose translation MGCDGGTIPRRDELVRLKKKPEQKDKDAERSFKWRNCALSQQPLQEPVAACGLGRLYSKSSVLESLLDKESKPESISHIKNLKDIRDLNLTKNPAYKKTEHTDGAVGDGSAPYICPISGLEMTGKFRFIFLWSCGCVLAERALKEVKQNLCHMCQNPFTDNDVVVLNGNEEDIEKLNEQMSIRVSNRKTKKSKTTKKEKIEIKTEEPSTSQEPQPCSSQVKKEDDKSQLKKEMSDTIPLTLPKFNPNKQARGHFGSFKRAHPNALQQDPSYKKTKKEYSIAKDPQTSEVYKSLFTTHKSEEDQKRAHWVTYNPFYN comes from the exons ATGGGTTGTGATGGTGGAACTATTCCCCGTCGTGATGAACTTGTCCGCTTAAAAAAGAAACCAGAACAG AAAGACAAAGATGCTGAACGCTCTTTTAAGTGGCGTAATTGTGCATTATCTCAGCAACCATTGCAAGAACCTGTAGCCGCATGTGGCCTTGGAAGATTGTACAGCAAAAGTTCAGTTTTAGAAAGTCTCCTGGATAAAGAAAGCAAGCCAGAATCAATAAGCCACATTAAAAATCTGAAG GATATAAGGGATCTAAATCTTACAAAGAATCCGGCATACAAAAAAACAGAACATACTGATGGTGCAGTGGGTGATGGCAGTGCTCCTTACATATGCCCCATAAGTGGTTTAGAGATGACAGGAAAGTTTCGTTTCATATTCTTATGGAGCTGTGGCTGTGTGCTAGCTGAAAGAGCATTAAAGGAAGTGAAACAGAACCTTTGTCATATg tgTCAGAATCCTTTCACTGATAATGATGTAGTGGTTCTCAATGGAAATGAGGAAGATATCGAAAAACTCAATGAACAGATGTCAATACGAGTCTCTAACAGaaagacaaaaaaatcaaaaactacaaagaaagaaaaaattgaaataaaaacagagGAACCTTCAACATCCCAAGAACCGCAACCTTGCAGTAGTCAAGTTAAAAAGGAAGATGATAAGAGTCAACTGAAAAAAGAAATGTCAGATACAATACCACTAACATTACCAAAATTTAACCCAAATAAACAAGCAAGAGGACATTTTGGATCATTCAAAAGGGCTCATCCAAATGCATTGCAGCAAGATCCATCCTATAAAAAGACAAAGAAAGAATACAGTATAGCAAAAGATCCACAGACAAGTGAAGTctataaatcattatttacaaCACACAAAAGTGAAGAAGACCAGAAGAGAGCTCACTGGGTTACATACAATCCattctataattaa
- the LOC125059567 gene encoding pre-rRNA-processing protein esf2-like, with translation MPEIAERVPENGSDCDVDRNENSMDSTVGSDSDKLKKKRKRGIIYLSTIPPYMNVAKIREIFSEFGEIGRIYLQSSAKPGEKRKRVPNQFTEGWVEFKKKKIAKSVAASLNNTQIGTRKKSRYYDMIWNIKYIPRFKWVHLSERLAYEKAAMKQRLRAEISQAKREAHYLQSNVEKSKKIKNKKAVANNS, from the exons ATGCCTGAGATAGCGGAAAGGGTTCCAGAAAATGGTTCAGATTGCGATGTAGATAGAAATGAAAATAGTATGGATAGTACAGTGGGTTCAGATTcggacaaattaaaaaagaagagAAAGCGTGGAATAATTTATCTCTCTACAATCCCTCCTTACATGAATGTTGCTAAAATAAGAGAAATTTTTAGTGAGTTTGGTGAAATAGGAAGGATTTACTTACAATCAAGTGCAA aacCTGGAGAAAAACGAAAACGTGTACCTAATCAGTTTACGGAGGGCTGGGTGGaatttaagaagaaaaaaattgccaaaagCGTTGCCGCTAGTTTAAATAATACGCAAATAGGAACTAGGAAGAAATCACGGtattatgatatgatatgGAACATCAAGTATATTCCTAGATTCAAGTGGGTTCATTTAAGTGAAAGGCTAGCTTATGAGAAGGCAGCTATGAAACAGAGACTCAGGGCTGAAATATCTCAAGCGAAGAGGGAAGCTCACTATCTGCAAAGCAATGTAGAAAAGAGTAAAAAGATTAAAAACAAGAAAGCTGTTGCTAATAACTCTTAA
- the LOC125059571 gene encoding MICOS complex subunit MIC19-like, with product MGGSQSTRKLSVDNENAIQVSQEALDRIQSQLSAKTAEQVPSPPPQYAPSPPMYDPQKRQEAAAEEAYWARRIENLKRAHEKINSGMVVEYEKTLKEANELFELVKADKIVNKLPPCEQEKAKVLECYSENPNKSLLCSVLVNEFNDCVCKSRIAAVSARS from the exons ATGGGAGGCTCGCAAAGCACTCGCAAGCTTAGTGTGGACAATGAAAATGCTATTCAAGTGTCCCAAGAAGCATTAGACCGAATACAGTCACAACTGTCCgccaaa ACAGCTGAGCAGGTACCCTCACCACCACCACAATATGCTCCTTCGCCTCCAATGTATGACCCACAAAAGAGGCAAGAAGCAGCTGCTGAGGAAGCATATTGGGCACGCcgaattgaaaatttaaaaagagcTCATGAAAAAATCAATAGTGGAATGGTTGTGGAATATGAAAAGACATTAAAAGAAGcaaatgaattatttgaattggttaaagcagataaaattgtaaataaacttCCTCCGTGTGAGCAAGAGAAAGCAAag GTTCTTGAATGCTACAGTGAAAATCCAAATAAATCCTTATTGTGTTCAGTGCTAGTGAATGAATTTAATGACTGTGTTTGCAAGAGCAGAATTGCAGCAGTATCAGCAAGGTCTTGA